The following proteins are co-located in the Myxocyprinus asiaticus isolate MX2 ecotype Aquarium Trade chromosome 18, UBuf_Myxa_2, whole genome shotgun sequence genome:
- the LOC127455758 gene encoding gastrula zinc finger protein XlCGF57.1-like, with protein sequence MEFIKEESEDMSYGEVCNMKYEDTSEQRDLMELKEESEELNEVEEEHQFQKPHHFTTEENCFSCSQSENNFIQKTKGAKNYLTCSQCGKSYSKKANLKTHMRIHTGEKPFTCERCGTSFKFKSGLDQHMRHHTGEEPYTCSQCGKSFKWKSGLDAHMRIHTGEKPFICLQCEKSFSFQVDFNRHMKIHAAVNPFTCPQCGKRFTLKATFAGHLRIHTGEKPFPCYRCGTSFRRKSELNLHMRTHTVEKPYVCHQCGKSFVTKYQLNSHIRIHSGEKPFTCLQCGKSFGYKETFNMHMKIHTGENLFTCLQCGKSFARKSNFNTHIRIHTGEKPFTCLQCGMSFRNKNSLDKHIKIHTVEKHFMCHQCGKSFRQAKHIKTHLCSHVEVRSITSDQCSTNFTFASAEKMHMRICENEKPCLCSLEEKCFKEQQKEHIAMRAHVCLDCGKVFSRKTNLERHQRIHTGERPYKCLICGKSFTCSGQLKVHKRVHTGEKPYSCTSCGKRFTYFKSVKSHRTKCCPELK encoded by the coding sequence ACCTAATGGAACTGAAAGAGGAAAgtgaagaactgaatgaagtggaggaggaaCATCAGTTTCAGAAACCTCATCATTTCACAACTGAAGAGAATTGTTTTAGCTGCTCACAGTCTGAAAATAATTtcatacaaaaaacaaaaggagcaaaaaattatttgacctgctctcaatgtggaaagagttacaGCAAGAAAGCAAATCTTAAAactcacatgagaattcacactggagagaagccttttacatgcGAGCGGTGTGGGACGAGTTTCAAATTTAAAAGTGGACTTGACCAACACATGAGACATCACACTGGAGAGGAGCCTTACACATGCTCACAGTGTGGGAAGAGCTTCAAATGGAAAAGTGGTCTTGATGCAcatatgagaattcacactggagagaagcctttcatttGTCTTCAGTGTGAGAAAAGTTTCTCATTTCAAGTAGACTTTAATAGGCACATGAAAATTCACGCTGCAGTGAACCCTTTCacttgccctcagtgtggaaaaagaTTTACATTGAAAGCAACTTTTGCTGGTCACTTAaggattcacactggagagaagccttttccATGTTATCGGTGTGGGACGAGTTTCAGGCGTAAAAGCGAACTTAACTTGCACATGAGAACTCACACTGTAGAGAAGCCTTAtgtgtgccatcagtgtggaaagagtttcgtaACTAAATATCAACTTAATTCTCACATTagaattcactctggagagaagccttttacatgccTCCAGTGCGGGAAGAGTTTTGGATATAAAGAAACCTTTAATATgcacatgaaaattcacacaggagagaacCTTTTCACATGCCtccagtgtgggaagagtttcgcacgtaaaagcaactttaacactcacataagaattcacactggagagaagccttttacatgtCTCCAGTGTGGGATGAGTTTCAGAAATAAAAACAGCCTTGATAAGCACATTAAAATTCACACTGTAGAGAAACATTTcatgtgccatcagtgtgggaagagCTTCAGACAGGCAAAACATATCAAAACTCATCTTTGCTCTCACGTTGAAGTAAGGTCAATTACAAGTGATCAGTGTAGTACAAATTTTACTTTTGCATCAGCTGAAAAAATGCACAtgagaatttgtgaaaatgagAAGCCATGCTTGTGTTCTCTTGAAGAAAAGTGTTTTAAAGAGCAGCAGAAAGAACATATTGCTATGAGGGCTCATGTCTGCTTAGATTGTGGAAAGGTGTTTTCTAGAAAAACTAATTTGGAACGGCACCAAAGAATCCATACTGGTGAAAGACCATACAAGTGTCTAatatgtggaaagagtttcacttgtTCAGGACAACTGAAAGTACACaagagagtgcatactggagagaagccatacagctgcacttcatgtgggaaaaGATTTACCTATTTTAAGTCTGTAAAGAGTCATAGAACAAAGTGTTGCCCAGAACTGAAGTGA